In Buchnera aphidicola (Brachycaudus tragopogonis), the following are encoded in one genomic region:
- the gyrA gene encoding DNA topoisomerase (ATP-hydrolyzing) subunit A has protein sequence MKDPAQEITQVNIEEELKSSYLDYAMSVIVGRALPDVRDGLKPVHRRILFAMYILNNDWNKAYKKSARVVGDVIGKYHPHGDSAVYDAIVRMAQKFSLRYMLIDGQGNFGSVDGDSAAAMRYTEVRMSKIAHELLIDLEKNTVEFLPNYDGTENIPEILPARIPNLLINGSSGIAVGMATNIPPHNLHEVINGCLAYIDNNDITLEELIKYIPGPDFPTAGIINGKSGIEEAYRTGKGKIFIRAHHTIEINKKNKKESIIFDEIPYQVNKSRLIEKIAELVKDKRIDGITALRDESDKDGMRIVIEIKKETIPEIILNQLYSLTQLQISFGINMVALCQGQPKTLSLKEILKNFISHRQEIIIRRSLFELNKTRNRIHILEALNIALININSIIKIIKNSKNLSDAKNLIKKHNWKSDNKETSNVFEEKNKIKYFFTEKQVEAILDLRLHKLTNLEQTKILLEYNELKKKIEDLTNILENPNIMFNVIKEELLSIQNIFHDKRRTKITENHSDINIEDLINQEDVVVTLSHSGYVKYQPLSDYNAQRRGGKGKSAAKTKEEDFIESLVIANTHDTILCFSSRGILYWMKVYQLPESSRHARGRPIVNLLPLNSKERITAILPVHEYKDNLNIFMATAHGIVKKSSLSQFKKPRLSGIIAINLHAHDELIGVALTNGNNNIMLFTQNGKVVQFLENNVRTMGRTASGVKGIKIKKSDKVVSLIVPKNKGSILIATKNGYGKRTKITDFPIKSRATQGVISTKITDKNGKIIGAIQVSEKNQIMMITNAGTLVRIRVSEVGVLGRNTQGVILIRTSKNEKVVALQKIVEPI, from the coding sequence ATGAAAGACCCGGCACAAGAAATCACACAGGTCAATATTGAAGAAGAGTTAAAAAGCTCTTACTTAGACTATGCTATGTCTGTAATAGTTGGCCGAGCCTTACCTGATGTTCGAGACGGTTTAAAACCTGTTCATCGAAGAATACTTTTTGCAATGTATATATTAAATAACGATTGGAACAAAGCATATAAAAAATCTGCTCGAGTAGTAGGTGATGTTATAGGAAAATATCATCCACATGGTGACTCAGCAGTATATGATGCCATAGTGCGTATGGCTCAAAAATTTTCATTACGATATATGCTCATAGATGGTCAAGGAAATTTTGGATCAGTAGATGGAGATTCTGCTGCAGCCATGAGATATACAGAAGTGCGCATGTCTAAAATAGCTCATGAGCTCTTAATTGATTTAGAAAAAAATACAGTTGAATTCTTACCAAACTATGATGGAACTGAAAACATTCCAGAAATCCTTCCCGCAAGAATACCTAATCTATTAATTAATGGATCATCAGGAATAGCTGTAGGCATGGCAACAAATATACCTCCACACAATTTACATGAAGTCATTAATGGATGTTTAGCATATATTGATAATAATGATATTACGTTAGAAGAATTAATTAAATATATTCCAGGACCAGATTTTCCAACAGCTGGAATCATTAATGGAAAATCAGGAATTGAAGAAGCGTACCGAACAGGAAAAGGTAAAATCTTTATTCGAGCACATCATACTATTGAAATAAATAAAAAAAATAAAAAAGAATCTATTATATTTGATGAAATCCCTTATCAAGTAAATAAATCACGTTTAATTGAAAAAATAGCAGAACTAGTAAAAGATAAAAGAATTGATGGCATTACTGCTTTACGTGATGAATCAGACAAAGATGGAATGAGAATTGTTATTGAAATAAAAAAAGAAACAATACCTGAAATTATTTTAAATCAATTATATTCTTTAACACAATTACAAATTTCTTTTGGAATTAATATGGTTGCTCTATGCCAAGGACAACCAAAAACTTTATCATTAAAAGAAATATTAAAAAATTTTATATCTCACAGACAAGAAATAATTATACGACGTAGTTTATTTGAATTAAACAAAACACGTAATCGAATACATATTCTTGAAGCATTAAACATTGCTCTAATAAATATTAATAGCATCATTAAGATAATAAAAAATTCAAAAAACTTATCTGATGCAAAAAATTTAATCAAAAAACACAATTGGAAATCTGATAATAAAGAAACATCTAATGTTTTTGAAGAAAAAAATAAAATAAAATATTTTTTTACTGAAAAACAAGTAGAAGCTATTTTAGATTTACGCTTACATAAATTAACTAATTTAGAACAAACAAAAATTCTTTTAGAATACAATGAACTAAAAAAGAAAATAGAAGATTTAACAAATATTTTAGAAAATCCAAATATTATGTTTAATGTAATTAAAGAAGAACTTTTAAGTATACAAAATATTTTTCATGATAAAAGACGGACGAAAATTACTGAAAATCATTCAGATATTAATATTGAAGATTTAATAAATCAAGAAGACGTTGTAGTAACACTTTCCCATTCAGGGTACGTAAAATACCAACCTCTATCTGATTATAATGCTCAAAGACGTGGAGGAAAAGGAAAATCAGCTGCAAAAACAAAAGAAGAAGATTTTATAGAAAGTTTAGTAATTGCAAATACACATGATACTATATTATGTTTTTCCAGCCGTGGAATTTTATATTGGATGAAAGTTTATCAGCTACCCGAATCGAGTAGACATGCAAGAGGTAGACCTATAGTAAATTTATTACCCTTAAATTCAAAAGAAAGAATTACTGCTATATTACCAGTACATGAATATAAAGATAATCTAAACATTTTTATGGCTACTGCTCATGGAATAGTAAAAAAAAGCTCCTTAAGTCAATTTAAAAAACCTAGATTATCCGGAATTATTGCTATTAATTTACACGCTCATGATGAACTAATCGGTGTTGCTTTAACTAATGGTAATAATAATATTATGCTATTTACACAAAATGGTAAAGTGGTACAATTTTTAGAAAATAATGTTAGAACAATGGGTAGGACTGCATCAGGAGTAAAAGGTATAAAAATTAAAAAAAGTGATAAAGTTGTTTCTTTAATTGTTCCCAAAAACAAAGGCAGTATTTTAATAGCAACAAAAAATGGTTATGGAAAAAGAACTAAAATAACTGATTTTCCTATAAAATCACGTGCTACTCAAGGCGTTATTTCAACAAAAATTACTGATAAAAATGGAAAAATTATCGGAGCAATACAAGTTTCAGAAAAAAACCAAATTATGATGATTACCAATGCAGGAACACTAGTTAGAATTCGGGTTTCTGAAGTAGGTGTACTCGGAAGAAACACGCAAGGTGTAATATTAATAAGAACATCAAAAAATGAAAAAGTTGTTGCTTTGCAAAAAATTGTAGAACCTATATAA